The Methylomusa anaerophila genome has a segment encoding these proteins:
- a CDS encoding STAS-like domain-containing protein, producing MRRFDRFREVILDFKGVSAIGQAFADELFRVFKLDHPEVELFPINMSDDVKKMVFRASMSSVITKALRIEN from the coding sequence ATTCGTCGCTTCGATAGATTTAGAGAAGTAATTCTGGATTTCAAAGGCGTCAGTGCAATAGGTCAAGCTTTTGCAGACGAATTGTTTCGGGTTTTTAAACTAGACCATCCTGAGGTTGAGTTATTTCCGATCAATATGTCGGACGACGTGAAAAAAATGGTATTTCGAGCCTCAATGTCAAGTGTCATAACAAAGGCATTACGAATAGAAAATTAG
- a CDS encoding 2-hydroxyacyl-CoA dehydratase family protein has protein sequence MEHIGITTTVPVEIILAAGYKPVDLNNIFITHPGASRLVETAEEAGYPRNICGWIKGLYATVVNKDNNSNLSGLGISRIIAVTQGDCSNTHALMETYQLAGIATIPFAYPYDRDYDLLRLQMDKLIKSLGTDWDKVKEVKHQLDAVRAKVAEIDRLTWQENTVSGWDNHLYQLCCSDFNGDVEKYRCEVDEFIRKAATAPEYNEDLRLGYVGVPPIFTDLYSYIESMGARVVFNEVQRQFAMPFATEDIVEQYRLYTYPYGIFGRIEDIRSEMERRNLDGIIHYVQSFCFRQIEDLILREKLDIPVLTIEGDKPSKLDARTKLRIDSFLEMLR, from the coding sequence GTGGAGCATATCGGCATTACCACTACCGTTCCGGTAGAGATTATTTTGGCAGCAGGGTATAAGCCTGTTGATCTTAACAATATATTTATCACTCATCCCGGGGCGTCGCGACTGGTGGAAACGGCGGAAGAAGCCGGGTATCCCCGGAATATTTGCGGCTGGATTAAAGGATTATACGCCACGGTAGTGAATAAGGATAATAATTCCAACTTATCCGGCTTGGGTATTTCCAGAATAATCGCGGTGACACAAGGCGACTGCAGCAATACTCATGCTCTGATGGAGACATACCAGCTGGCGGGAATTGCTACGATTCCCTTCGCTTATCCATATGACCGGGATTATGATTTGCTCAGGCTGCAAATGGACAAACTCATCAAGTCTCTTGGAACCGACTGGGATAAAGTGAAGGAAGTGAAGCATCAGCTTGATGCGGTACGGGCTAAAGTCGCGGAAATCGACCGGTTAACCTGGCAGGAAAACACTGTCAGCGGTTGGGATAACCATCTTTATCAACTTTGCTGCAGCGACTTTAACGGCGATGTGGAGAAATACCGCTGCGAGGTCGATGAATTCATTCGCAAGGCGGCAACCGCCCCGGAGTACAATGAGGATCTTCGTCTGGGTTATGTGGGAGTGCCGCCCATTTTTACCGATTTATACTCGTATATTGAATCGATGGGCGCCAGGGTGGTGTTCAACGAGGTGCAGCGCCAATTCGCCATGCCATTTGCAACCGAGGATATTGTTGAGCAGTATCGTCTCTATACCTATCCCTATGGTATTTTCGGCCGTATTGAAGACATCCGGAGCGAGATGGAACGCCGTAATCTGGATGGCATTATTCACTATGTACAAAGTTTCTGCTTCCGGCAGATTGAGGACTTAATTCTGCGGGAAAAACTGGATATTCCTGTTTTGACAATTGAAGGAGACAAGCCCAGCAAGCTGGA
- a CDS encoding coenzyme F420-0:L-glutamate ligase has protein sequence MTTMTTMTTMTTMTESALELVPVKTRIVTPKDDIGDIIAQYAKEGIGPNDVVSVAESVVAITQGRVTRPEELEPSFLARVLCRFVPQKGSLSSVYGMQAAMNAEGEWRVLWAMLVGMAGKIFGRHGLFYELAGEQAALIDDVTGTMPPFDKHIVYGPADPDGVAESIKARFGCYGAAVADVNDLKRAAVLGISKGLNAKQLAQILIDNPFGNASQKTPIVIIKNYGTAAQRVTARE, from the coding sequence ATGACTACTATGACTACTATGACTACTATGACTACTATGACTGAGTCGGCGTTAGAGTTGGTACCGGTGAAGACACGGATTGTAACCCCCAAGGATGATATTGGGGATATTATTGCTCAATATGCTAAAGAAGGCATTGGTCCCAATGACGTTGTGTCGGTGGCGGAAAGTGTTGTGGCTATTACGCAGGGACGTGTCACCCGGCCGGAAGAACTGGAGCCTTCATTTCTGGCCAGAGTTTTATGCCGCTTTGTGCCCCAGAAAGGAAGCCTTTCCAGTGTATACGGCATGCAGGCTGCCATGAATGCCGAAGGGGAGTGGCGGGTCCTGTGGGCCATGCTTGTGGGCATGGCCGGCAAGATTTTTGGCCGGCATGGATTATTTTATGAACTGGCGGGGGAACAGGCGGCGCTGATTGATGATGTTACCGGCACCATGCCTCCCTTTGATAAACATATCGTTTATGGTCCGGCCGACCCGGACGGGGTTGCGGAGTCCATCAAGGCTAGATTCGGGTGCTACGGGGCCGCCGTGGCCGATGTCAATGATTTGAAACGGGCCGCCGTCCTGGGTATATCAAAAGGGCTCAATGCCAAGCAATTGGCGCAAATACTTATTGATAACCCCTTTGGCAACGCCAGTCAAAAGACACCGATCGTTATTATTAAGAATTATGGTACGGCAGCCCAACGGGTGACGGCAAGGGAATAG
- a CDS encoding acyl-CoA thioesterase: protein MITIREKVRFVETDMMGVVHHSNYFRWFEMGRVEFLRQAGVLLLDLMADGILFPITDVSCQYRASAKFDDSILIEATLAELSKAKMIFTFRILREKDGALLATGRTQNVFADTQGKVIRLPEPYYGKLMIGLSRE from the coding sequence ATGATTACCATACGAGAAAAAGTTCGTTTTGTGGAAACAGATATGATGGGGGTGGTACACCACTCCAACTATTTTCGCTGGTTTGAAATGGGCAGGGTGGAATTTTTGCGACAAGCCGGCGTGTTGTTGCTTGATTTAATGGCTGACGGCATACTTTTCCCGATTACTGATGTGAGTTGCCAGTACCGTGCTTCTGCCAAGTTTGACGACTCCATTCTCATTGAGGCAACTTTGGCGGAATTATCCAAAGCCAAAATGATTTTTACTTTTCGTATATTGCGCGAGAAGGATGGTGCTCTATTGGCAACAGGCAGAACGCAGAATGTGTTTGCCGATACGCAGGGGAAAGTGATTCGTCTGCCTGAGCCATACTACGGGAAGTTGATGATTGGGCTTAGTCGTGAATAG
- the murI gene encoding glutamate racemase codes for MGNNAPIGVFDSGLGGLTVVKEMLNLLPGEDIIYFGDTARTPYGSRPPAEIIMFMHEILRFFTVQKVKMAVFACNTMTALGLEEAKRTYSFFTVGVNTGVKAALKVTRSKQIGVIATQATVASGYHGRSIRRIDAGAAIFPQACPKFVPLIEQGKLDGAEVEAAVAEYLVPLKEAGIDSLILGCTHYPFISPIITRVLGTSVSLVDPARETVVDARDLLAKHGQLAVNRQGTVRLCFSADLDRVQRFAGKVLSLALRGAEPNYELVNLQEYSSCQV; via the coding sequence ATGGGAAATAATGCGCCTATCGGCGTGTTTGATTCAGGACTGGGTGGCCTGACAGTAGTCAAAGAAATGCTGAATCTGCTGCCGGGTGAAGATATCATCTATTTCGGTGATACCGCCCGTACCCCTTACGGGTCTCGGCCGCCGGCCGAAATTATTATGTTTATGCATGAAATACTGCGGTTTTTTACGGTGCAAAAAGTCAAAATGGCGGTGTTCGCCTGTAATACCATGACCGCGCTGGGACTTGAAGAAGCTAAGAGAACATATTCATTTTTTACTGTTGGCGTAAATACAGGGGTCAAAGCAGCTCTTAAAGTTACCCGGAGCAAACAGATTGGGGTTATTGCCACTCAGGCTACCGTAGCCAGTGGTTATCATGGACGATCGATTAGAAGGATAGACGCCGGCGCGGCCATTTTTCCGCAAGCTTGTCCTAAATTCGTGCCTCTTATTGAACAGGGCAAACTGGATGGGGCAGAGGTCGAGGCGGCCGTGGCGGAATATCTCGTACCCCTTAAAGAAGCTGGAATCGACTCGCTAATATTGGGTTGCACTCATTATCCGTTTATTAGCCCGATAATAACCCGCGTTCTCGGAACAAGTGTCAGCCTGGTTGATCCTGCCCGGGAAACAGTTGTCGATGCGAGAGATCTATTGGCCAAGCACGGGCAGCTTGCAGTAAACCGGCAAGGTACTGTGCGACTGTGTTTTTCGGCAGATTTAGACCGGGTTCAAAGGTTTGCCGGCAAAGTTTTATCCCTGGCACTACGTGGGGCTGAACCTAATTATGAACTTGTTAATCTGCAGGAATATTCGTCATGCCAAGTTTAG